Proteins encoded in a region of the Candidatus Obscuribacter sp. genome:
- a CDS encoding universal stress protein, which yields MKYAVAFSSPKRSAKTIEIAAKHAQAVGAELVLMRIIPDPEKVGIVAQLISSDRPLDKANMQIDEVVGELKKRGINASGMVRVGEVTKGIIETAVEIGADMLFVGTTSVGGRQFFLMKKDPIVHYLVEHCPISLCLVRHDLGVDAQAELEDQQDS from the coding sequence ATGAAGTACGCTGTAGCATTTAGCTCTCCCAAACGGAGTGCCAAGACAATCGAAATAGCAGCAAAACACGCTCAAGCGGTGGGTGCTGAGCTGGTACTAATGCGCATCATCCCTGACCCCGAAAAGGTCGGCATTGTGGCCCAGCTGATCTCTAGCGATAGACCACTCGATAAAGCCAATATGCAAATCGACGAAGTGGTTGGCGAGCTAAAAAAGCGCGGCATAAATGCTTCTGGTATGGTCAGAGTTGGCGAAGTCACTAAAGGAATTATCGAGACTGCCGTAGAAATTGGTGCAGATATGCTCTTTGTCGGTACCACCAGCGTTGGCGGTAGACAGTTCTTTTTGATGAAAAAAGACCCGATTGTGCACTACTTAGTGGAGCACTGTCCTATCTCGCTCTGCCTGGTCAGGCATGACCTTGGCGTAGACGCTCAGGCCGAGCTGGAAGACCAGCAAGACAGCTAG
- a CDS encoding inorganic phosphate transporter has protein sequence MDHETIIAVLAIVLALAFDFVNGFHDTANAVATVIYTKALKPGVAIFMSGILNFMGALLVGTAVAQVITKIIPEGMVTLPMVVSVLLAAVIWNLITWWFAIPVSSSHCLIGALFGAGVTAGGIKGVEWHELQKVIMALLISPMVGFGAGAFTTWVALLASKEKERDISKGDAKTQHAIMRVLHIFSSASVSFSHGSNDGQKTMGIIALVLGTHFASYGYKVNQVPFWVMAAAATAIALGTIIGGWRVIRTVGTKISREKLSHSQGFGASMSTAIIILIASHIGAPISTTHTLSSAVAGGTLPVHGKDKLNPKTMKLILLAWVLTLPVAAALASVSYLILKAVWHA, from the coding sequence ATGGACCATGAAACAATCATTGCAGTGTTAGCGATAGTGCTAGCTCTGGCATTTGACTTCGTAAACGGCTTCCACGACACGGCTAACGCTGTTGCTACGGTGATTTACACCAAAGCTCTCAAGCCCGGTGTGGCGATCTTTATGAGTGGCATACTTAATTTTATGGGTGCACTCTTAGTAGGTACAGCAGTAGCCCAGGTCATTACCAAAATCATTCCAGAGGGAATGGTGACACTGCCAATGGTAGTGTCTGTATTGCTGGCAGCAGTTATATGGAACCTGATCACATGGTGGTTTGCTATACCAGTTAGTTCTTCACACTGTTTGATTGGTGCGCTATTTGGTGCAGGTGTGACAGCCGGTGGTATCAAAGGCGTGGAATGGCACGAATTGCAAAAGGTCATTATGGCTCTTTTGATCTCGCCCATGGTGGGCTTTGGTGCCGGTGCATTTACCACTTGGGTAGCACTTCTTGCCTCCAAAGAAAAGGAAAGAGACATATCTAAAGGTGATGCCAAAACACAGCATGCCATCATGCGCGTTCTACATATTTTTTCTAGTGCCTCTGTGAGCTTTAGCCACGGCAGCAACGACGGTCAAAAAACGATGGGTATCATTGCCCTGGTCCTTGGCACGCACTTTGCCAGTTATGGCTACAAAGTCAATCAAGTGCCATTCTGGGTAATGGCAGCAGCAGCCACGGCAATTGCCCTGGGCACAATCATCGGCGGCTGGCGAGTAATCCGCACAGTTGGCACAAAAATCAGCAGAGAAAAATTAAGCCATTCTCAGGGCTTTGGTGCCTCTATGAGCACCGCCATAATAATCTTGATTGCATCACATATAGGCGCTCCGATAAGCACCACCCACACCCTGAGCTCAGCAGTAGCGGGTGGCACCCTGCCAGTGCATGGTAAGGACAAACTCAATCCAAAAACTATGAAGCTCATATTACTGGCCTGGGTGCTAACATTACCTGTAGCTGCGGCACTGGCATCTGTCAGTTATTTGATTTTAAAAGCAGTCTGGCACGCCTGA
- a CDS encoding LysM peptidoglycan-binding domain-containing protein, with product MLPVLSPVAFKEMTRVINYDQERLEVDGLPEYVRDNEVPSQGSFVSISTRSLAEREAQRISASQERQSQRDTGGFANIFAEETPKTDELEALWPGVHQEFFQAPKRTPSLYMMFGFLAGAVVSMACIWGYSAISTMIAAGGKAAPATVATTQVASQAAPAQAPVSQFVDPSAVIKPAHPTHEVQSGDTMAAIAIKEYGRATPRLLDSICKANNLRNANFLQLGQSLNLPDYLPQSAQVAAGPSGQPH from the coding sequence ATGCTGCCAGTGTTATCCCCGGTGGCGTTTAAAGAGATGACTAGAGTGATCAACTACGATCAAGAAAGACTCGAAGTAGACGGCTTGCCCGAATACGTGAGAGATAACGAAGTCCCTTCTCAAGGTAGCTTTGTGTCAATATCAACTCGTTCTCTGGCCGAAAGAGAAGCTCAGCGAATTTCAGCCAGCCAAGAGAGACAATCTCAAAGAGATACTGGCGGCTTTGCCAATATTTTTGCCGAAGAAACTCCTAAGACTGACGAATTAGAAGCCCTCTGGCCCGGCGTACATCAAGAATTTTTCCAGGCGCCTAAGCGCACTCCAAGCCTCTATATGATGTTCGGCTTTCTTGCCGGTGCAGTTGTATCGATGGCTTGTATCTGGGGCTATTCAGCTATTTCGACAATGATTGCAGCTGGCGGTAAAGCCGCTCCTGCCACAGTCGCCACCACTCAAGTAGCCAGTCAGGCTGCTCCAGCTCAGGCTCCTGTGTCTCAGTTTGTCGATCCCAGCGCCGTCATCAAGCCTGCTCATCCTACACACGAAGTGCAGAGTGGTGACACCATGGCCGCAATAGCCATCAAAGAGTACGGTAGAGCAACACCAAGACTGCTCGACAGTATTTGCAAAGCTAACAACCTGCGCAATGCTAACTTCTTGCAGTTAGGTCAAAGCCTCAATTTGCCAGATTATCTCCCACAATCAGCTCAGGTAGCGGCAGGACCATCAGGTCAGCCCCATTAA
- a CDS encoding matrixin family metalloprotease, producing MYNLANFASNRRLIALLVLLASLQLTCPEARAQGIAFNIAGMRVQVGKGGVGIMPLPPQFAPQPSYFANPTIQQGFTPALMPGLMPGYGQYGQNLNHNGMVNAVPVMSPQQIARRQAVTLVNHGLELSKNGDEQGAYKCWAEAAKIDPSDSTAWYNLTGAASTLGRLDEAIWLAKEYLKRFPTQRAAKMRDLLAMVEEEKKTQDEKRSAFGTSTTDYLPFVSNKGQLNRWNLQKMPLKVYIAPTTETPGAQPHWHQIIQQSFDQWSKATGGRIYFKQVTSAAESDIECHFAKDKNGLPDKNANELGLATTSLSGYGDIVHSQIHLLTREPSGPNRNKSLSDNLFNQTALHEIGHSLGLIGHSDKASDVMYFMVSIGECQNPGLSARDVSTMVSLYNAPQPVRDMQNDEQISAVSNAGVDGQVVDNDDYMALSQLAQGR from the coding sequence ATGTACAACCTGGCAAATTTTGCGTCTAATCGTCGTCTTATCGCTCTGTTGGTCTTGCTTGCTAGCTTGCAACTAACTTGCCCTGAAGCCAGAGCACAGGGTATTGCCTTTAACATCGCAGGAATGCGAGTCCAGGTTGGTAAGGGCGGCGTTGGCATAATGCCCTTACCTCCTCAATTTGCTCCACAGCCCAGCTATTTTGCCAATCCCACCATACAGCAAGGTTTTACGCCAGCTCTTATGCCAGGCCTCATGCCAGGCTATGGTCAATACGGTCAAAACTTAAATCACAACGGCATGGTTAATGCAGTACCGGTGATGTCGCCGCAGCAGATTGCTCGCCGTCAGGCTGTCACACTGGTCAATCATGGTCTTGAGTTGAGCAAGAATGGCGATGAACAGGGAGCTTACAAATGTTGGGCCGAGGCTGCCAAAATAGATCCCAGTGATAGCACAGCCTGGTACAACCTGACTGGTGCTGCCAGTACACTGGGTCGTCTGGATGAAGCAATCTGGCTCGCTAAAGAATATCTCAAACGCTTCCCCACACAACGAGCAGCAAAGATGCGCGATTTGCTTGCCATGGTAGAAGAAGAAAAGAAAACCCAGGACGAAAAAAGATCTGCTTTTGGCACGAGCACTACAGACTATCTGCCCTTTGTCTCAAACAAGGGACAACTCAATCGCTGGAATCTTCAAAAGATGCCACTCAAAGTTTATATAGCGCCCACAACCGAAACACCTGGAGCACAACCACACTGGCACCAGATTATCCAGCAATCATTTGACCAGTGGTCAAAAGCAACTGGTGGACGGATTTACTTCAAGCAAGTAACGAGTGCTGCAGAGTCTGACATCGAGTGTCATTTTGCCAAGGACAAAAACGGTTTACCTGATAAAAATGCCAATGAACTGGGGCTGGCTACCACGAGTCTGTCCGGATATGGCGATATCGTGCACTCACAGATCCATCTGCTCACCCGCGAACCCTCAGGTCCAAATCGCAACAAGTCTCTTAGCGACAACCTATTTAACCAAACTGCACTGCATGAGATTGGTCACTCGCTGGGTCTAATAGGGCACAGCGATAAAGCCAGCGACGTAATGTACTTTATGGTCAGCATAGGCGAATGTCAAAATCCGGGACTTAGCGCTAGAGACGTAAGCACCATGGTCAGCCTATACAATGCGCCGCAGCCAGTACGCGATATGCAAAATGATGAGCAAATTTCTGCAGTATCCAATGCTGGAGTTGACGGTCAAGTTGTAGATAACGATGACTACATGGCTTTGAGTCAATTGGCTCAGGGTCGTTGA